In Ciconia boyciana chromosome 5, ASM3463844v1, whole genome shotgun sequence, the DNA window AATATATTCCAGCAAAGACAAGAACCTGAGGACTGATATAAGAAAATACCTAGAGATTTAAActgtaggaaagaaaactgagctGGTTTAGTTAACATCTTAAATATGAGAAAGAAACCAGTTTTTTTCTTAGACCGCATCATCTGAGCCAGTGCAAGGACACCAAACATTAACCAGTGATCTCTCCTGTAACATGAAGCGTAGTGTGTCCAGTCTCCTGCCACAGTacacttttacattttaaagtgcaATTAAGAGTATGCTTTGGagtatgctttttaaaaatcttgatttCCCTGTATTTCAGCATAAGGAGCTTGCTCaatatttctcctctttttctgttctttttgtttgatgATGAGGATTAATTGATAGATGGTTTGCATTGGTAGAAGGACATCTTGTGACTGACATTATTCTGTGTGGTTAAGTCTGAAGACTTCCCGTGCCCAAGAGAAGGATGCTCTGAGGAAGTTAGATCGTCTGAATGACTATGAGCAGCAGATTCAAATACTGCGGGATGAAATTTCTATCCTGGATGCCCAAAAGTCTGTTCTCCAGAGCAGGTAAAGGTGTTATTCAGAGAAGTCACTGAATCAGAGAAATGTTCATGTTAGGTAGCATGAATTCCCTCCTCATTTTAAATTGAAGTATAAACAAAAGCTAAGCTTTTGTACTTTGTTATGAAGGAACATAAACTCTTTAACTGATATCTCATAGTGcccaaatgttttaatttcaggcAGTTAAGTTTCTGGCAAAACAGCAAAGAGAGCAGCTTTACAAAATACATTGAGAGCAACTATTTGGGGTAGAAAGAGATGgttagtttttttgtttgtaagtCCTCTTTGAATACTGTATCATTACAGGGCAGAACTTGTTATATTCTCACTTGTTTGACTGTATAGCTCTTCAGTGGTACTGAAAGAGGAACAAATCTCCAAAGTATTACTATTTAAGTGTGTTTCCCCAGAACAAAGTGCACAGCTGTGCACACTTTAggaattactttaattttattgttCAGGCCTTAGCCCATAAAATGTATTGACACAAATGCCTTCATATTAGACTAACCAGCTGCAGCTTTACTTCTTTAATTACGTTGGCTCAGAATTTCAGCTTACCCTGGTAATGATTAAATTGACACAAAATTCTGTGCACTAGGCAAAAGCATCTGAGGATGGTGAAGTGATCTCATGCTTCTTTGCATGTCTGTCATAGGCTTGCACGGAGCCGCTCTCCTTCCCCAAGGCACAGTGAGAGCAAGTCACCTAGTCCGCTTCCCCTGAGGAGCTGCTCACCTGGCCGAGCCAGACGTACAAATGCTTCACGTCGCGCCTGCCTGGTAGCTCGCTTTGGTGACATTTATGCTCAAGAACGCTTGGATGCAGAGACCCTTTTGAGGACATACATCAGTGACATGGAGATGGTGCAGAGGATAATATACATTGCAGCTGTggtaagcaaaaaaaaaatttcttgttttacaggccagaagtgttttataaaataatatggCTGGATTGGATTAAAATGTGTGTAAATTAGCATTTCTGTGAAGTACTGAGAagaaaacttctctttttttccctttctatttttctttctttccctcttgctTTTACATTGAACTCTCAATTTACTGTACTTTTCTGACTGTCCTGTCCCAACATTAGAACAGGGCCAGTGATCTACAGTACAGGTGCTAAAAGGGGCACGTAAGAAGACTGAATGGCTCTGAAAGGTAGATGATTCCTGCACTAAACAACACCACCTCATTCAGATGAATTCTTTGGGGAATACTACGTTTTAGAAAGCtaaaaaatctttccatatCATGCTTCCCTCTTGCCTGTAGCTATGTgcttttctagttttatttgGTCCCTTGAAATTACCTAGATACCTCGTGTTTACCATGAACTCAGTctgaagaaatttgttttcatttttctccacttAATCTTCTTTTCTATAAAATTGATGTAGTACATACCTGTGTCAGAGAGGCAGTGTGTCTCTTAATGTGTGTGATCCCAAGCACACATAACTTACTGAAGTTTTTTTCCCACAACTGTCATTCAGTTTACACTCTCCAATTCAACCTTTCTTCCCAACAGACAAGAGATGCTCCTGTCTGACATGTTAGGCTGTGGCACATAAAATGCTATTACTGAACTCTGCTCTTGATATATTTGAATGTGTTTCCATTGATTGTGGATGTGTCATGGAATCCTACATAAAAATACAAGGTTAGGTGGAAAGCTTTTCAATCCTGCCTTCTGCAAATAAATCACACTTGATTTAATCACAGAAGTCCTCCCAGATGAGTACTATTTTTAACTTTCACTTTTACAGCAgtgttttatattcctttttacAATGATGATACTGGGTTAAGTTCATCCTCTCAGATAATTGACAAAAAATTAATCTCAGTCTCCTGGATTTAACTAGATGTTCTTTATGTTTGCAGGAGTCTTTTCATGCAGCAAAGATGGCCTACAGGCAGTTCAAAATACGTGTAAGAGAGACTCTGTCTTTAGGTCACTCAGGGCCTGAGTCACTTGAAGACACTGTCCTGGATTATATAGTTCGCCATGAGGATCTGTATGACGTTCAAGGCAGTGTCAATGTAAGTCAAGGGCAATGGGGAAGTGATGTGTTGATCATTTTGGTAGCTAATAAATTTGGAGCGTGTAAACTGGAAATGTGCTGTaacctgaagaagaaaaagtttcttaTACTGATTATACTTcttatactgatttttttaaatgtagaaagCTGAGAGGCGTATTTAGGAGGGATTTCCATACTTGCCTGTGAATAAAAGTGTTAATGAGCTTGAATTACTcagttgtgtttattttcaggaaGTAATTCGCTCCATGAACATCAACCCAAAGATTTCGTTTCCACCAGAGATTGATTTCATTGTGATCAGTACTTTGATTCGAGAGTTGTGCCGTGTGGCTTTTTCAATGCAGACACTTGTTCCTCCTCTTGATATTGCCTTTGGTACTGATGGAGAACTTTTCAGTGAGACCAAGTaagaattctttattttcagtcagattcttactattaaaaaaatccatcaggTTGTATAGTCTACTTCTTTCCTAATTAATGGTTTGTAGTGAATTTGGTATGTCATGATGGTATATAAATGCCAGAATGTAGACCAGTgttaacagctttttttaatgaacagcAGAGCAATTTTCTGGATAAACTTCAGTCTCTAGAGCATATTTAATTTatcctttaagaggaaaattatcatcagctttcctttccctgtttaGTCTCTATCTGCCTCCAGTGTTTATAAAATGTGTGCATCTTTGTGCCTCCTTTCTGGCCCATTTTGTAAAAGTCATGTTTACTGAGATCTGGCAGTTGGTGCCTGATACCAGGATCATCAACGTGTGTGCTGTGACCTCCATGCTGTGGCTGCTGTGCAACATATGGATCTTAATACACTCCCATCTTTTCTTGTTTAGAgctgagcaaaaagaaaaatgccttttaaaaatgggaattttgtttaaacaatgcacaccatatcatagtttttcttttttccataggGTCAGGGATGGCTGCTTTGTTAGCTGGCAGAGAACTGTAGGGTACTCCCATGCCTTCAAGAAAACTAATGGGATTGATAGCTAAAAAAAATGGCtctcaaaaggaagaaaacccacaCCAATAAGGAGGTTTCtaataataatttgaaatagtATGGAACCCAGATGAGGAAGAGCTTGAGAAGCCAAGGAGAGAAATCAAGAAGATAAAAGCAGCCATTCAACAGGAGAGGGCGAAGTTGTACATGACTACTTAATGATCCTGTCCAAATACTGGGCAGTTAGCTATTTGATACCCAAAGCTATTGGCTGAATTAAGAAGGCAGCAGTGCTATGGTATAGTCTTGGGATGCTTTCTCCATCTACTTGATGCGTGTGGCCTTCAAAAAACAGGTGTAATGTGTTTATacatgctgctgcaggagacatatatacacacatctaTCCATCTATATAGATAAACATGTGACATATATATGTTTACATATATAGCATATATATGGAGTACACAGATATGGAGCAAAAtttgtagaaattaaaataggtcTGTTAGTTATGTGTGATACCATTGTATAAAAGGGCTGGCCAAACCTCATCATACCCTATACCTTCCTCCATGCAAAGCTTCATGCCTCTGTTTACAACATCATTTTATATAAATTGCTATTGTATATACATTACTAATGTATAGAtgcattgctatttttttaatttcagttatttgGTATTTGTTTTGAGTTTGAATCCACAAAGCCAGACATGTATTATTCAGCCAATATTGCAGACTTAGGGAGGTAATATATATCTAGTATGTTAATACACgccttcaaaataatttttcttagcTAAAAAGTCACTCTTTCATTATCAGTATCTGAGGATCTTACTAATAAAATTGCCTCTTATGTCTCATAAGATACTAGGATGTAACTTCATAGTTGAGAGAGAGTATTTCTGTAATATCCTTTATAGGGGTCTTGTTTTAGCAAGCTATTTCAGGAAGATGGGATGACTATGCCTGCCAAAATGCTGCTCAGGAGATTTAATCTGTCAGTGGACCCAAGGAGCTTGGCTTGTGTGGGGCTTATGCAAGAATAGTGCCTTCTGAAGTGTGAGACGGCTTTATTGAAGTGTCTCTCCAAATAAGTAGACAGCATATTCTGCTAAATCtgtcttaaaaatgcatttcttttacagGTTCACTTAAAGAATACTTATTTTTGTGATACGGAAATATTGTCAAGAAAGATGTTTATGAGCTGTAACTAGTATTCTGCTTTTTATCAGTATTGACTTGAAGCATCGTATTTATCTTTTGGCACTTATATACAGACATTTCTTGTACTTCGTGTTTCAACAGATACCATCGTAGTTTTGATTCTGATTTCACAGCTGCTCTGGTGGCCTATCATGTATGGCCTGCTCTGATGGAAAATGATGTTGTAATTGTAAAGGGAGAGGCAGTCACAAAAAGAGGAGCTCTGGTACGTACTTCTGTGAAGGAACATGTTAAGGGAAGTAATTGGATTTaagcactgttttaaaatttaaaaagataagtTCTTGATTGTTCCCTATATGGCTGGAGTTGTGTATATCAAATATCAGTTAGGTTTTAGTGCCTCATCCTGTATTTAGGATTAATAGGTCTCTTTGCTTTAATGTATTCATTATGCAGATGTATGATTGTTGGCAGAGCCTCTTCTAAGGTGAATGTTTACTATGTTTACTCTGTCCTCAAACCTTTTCTCCAGCATGGCAAGTCTGCTTGCCGAGTCTGTCTTTATTAAATGCCCTCTCTCAGAAGAGGTTTGTCAAACTCTTCTCTTGTAGTGGTCTCACAGAAGCAGAAGTAGAAGCAGAAGCCGCAGCCGTAGCACCAGTCCTCTTCTATCTCATCATGTAAGCCTCAGCTGAATGCTTATAGTATAAACAGCATCAAGTATTTTAAACTCAGAATGTAGGCAAcgttttaaaaaatgctgatgtgCCACATGTACATTCTAACATTGGGAATAAATGCCTTTGCTGGGTCTGGAATGAGGTGAAACTGAACTGACAGGTAGTTATTGCCTGGTATAATTATCAGTGGAGATACTGTATGAGAAGTAGATCATAGTTGAATTCTCAGAAGTATCAACTGTGGATCTCAGATTGCTTTCCCCCTACTCGCCCTTGCTTCAGTACCCTTCTGAATAACTAATTGCATCATCTTGATGTGTTTTAGTCATCTTGCAGTACATATACAGAACACGGTGCCTGCCTCCTGGAATTAGTAATCTAAATTTTACCCTCTAATGCCTCAAAGGAGCAGAAAATCAGTGTagggtgggcaggaggggaagaacTGAGATGGTACTAAGAAGATATGTGAAACCTTAGCAGAGTTCTGCATATGGTATAGTTACAcagtatttctaattatttctgtaaaaatgatgTGTATTTTTCTAATTGTTAGCCCTTCTTATTAAATTGACATAGGTGCCCTCAacttaaaatgtgaatattgaAAATGTGAGAGGTTTCAGGTAAGACTCacttttttgtgtatgtgcagGGTGTGAAAGAGAAACCAGAAAGTTGTTGAATTTGACTTTGTAGCAGTGGAGCTGCCCAGATGGAGTAACGTGTGCAGATTTTCTGACTGTTGATGGATCCCCAGGTGCCTTTCTTGAATACAGTTCTTTAGCACACCtgagtttccttttctgtttgtcttgcAGTTGTCTCGAAGCCGCAGTCCTTCACCACTGAGGAGCGGAAGCCCAAGTAAGTGGGCATATTAGTTCATAATGACTCATGGTTTTCACATTAAGCCCTTGAATGACTGAGCAAAGAGACAAAATAACATGCTGAAGGTCTGGACTCTAAAATACTTGTCGAAGTCTTATTTATAAAGTGGGTAgcccctttcttttctgtgtatgaaaaaaggctgaaatttcTGACTTGGAAGAGAGCTTGCTTTTCACTACTCAGAGCACTTTCATGAGTTCTCTCTGCTGGTTGCCTTTATTGTGGCCAATTCTATGGTAAGTAAAACTTGTTCTCTTCCACACAGGAGAGACAGTTAGCTGCATGCCTGATAGCTCCATGCCTTTCAAAATCCAAAGAGATAGCTAAGTGGTGATGGTGAAGTGAGGGATTTCAAACAGTATGAATGTGTGCCCATCTTGAAGTCAAGCAAATTTagagatttagaaaaaaaaagttgtactgaaatctgtctttttcttcaatAGGGCGTTAACTGAACATGTTCCTGTGATTCAGTACATCCGGATCCAAAAACTTCACTGGTGCCTTTTCTCTGCAAGAATACCTCAAATCTCGCAATAATGTGAATGGCAATTGTCACTCCAAATGGAGCTTGTGTTTAGTGTGGTTTTTAGAATTATAGAAGGCTTATTTATAATTTTAGAAACTAATTCAACccttctgatttaaaaacaaaaaaaaagtgcatgcaATATGGGATCATACTCATTTGGCAAAATTTGTAGAGCACCGAGGAACCCATGCTGTAATCCTGCAGATGGAGATAGAATTATTGCATCTAGAATGTTTCCCACAGATAACAAATAATGCAGTTTATCTTGATAGGATGTTCAATATAACCTAAATGGTGAATGTTGCAGAATGTTGAGGTTAGCTGTTActtgaaaacaatttcattaaCTGGTGCTTATTTACAATTTTAGAAAATGGCAATAATCTTAGGATGTGCCAGTCTCACACAGCATCCTCTGAAATACGTCCTTGCAGTAAACCGAATTTTCTAACTACAATGCAAAATTTGCACAGAACAGTCATAAACTACCAATACTCCAGCAATCTCCAGAACTTTATTGAGATTTACTTATGAAAGCACAGGTGTGTGCTTTAGCAAGGCAGTAATAGTCCTTGTTAAATTCATTGTTACTTAGAAATGAATATCATAAAAATTTGTAGTTTGGAacttaaagtattttgaaagtgtGCCACTGACTATTTGTAGGCTTGAAATATTTGCTTGAGGTGGTGTATTTGGTATCACTTTTAATGGGCTTTCGTACCAGACTGATACATTAGTAATTCCTGtgaacacagtgaaaaaaacctgtccaGTTATCTCCTACTGTGGgtgtttattacattttaagtttaaaaattagAGACCTGAAGAGATTTTATTCTGGCACTTTAAATAGTTTGTTCCCCTTgtgaatgtttattttaatatcagcatttttgttttcgAGAGAACTGATACTGTCTGTCTCTCAGAACCTCATCTGTAGGGCCAGCCTTAAATACAAGCCACACAAGTGACTGCTTGGGGCCTTGTGCTTTTGCATAGAAACATAGGATTTGTCATAATGGAGCTGATGTGTAATTCACCAACTCCACTGTCTCATTCCAGTCAATATCTGATGCTTCAAAGGTGTGTGGTGCTTTTCCCAAATTATTCTCCACAATTTTGGAATATAAACaatcagaagaaggaaaaaactcctttctgcctcctcttttAATCACCCTATCCCCTGGAACATGACATTTTATTAGTACTAATGTAATAACatgagcaaaaatatttttattagttctGAAACTAtttagtaattaaaattaagttacAGGAGCAAATTTTGTGATCCCTTTCCAGGGATCTTATGCAGATTTACACATCCATGCTCTTTCTCTCTACTTCTTGTGTGGCTTACAACTTTGGCACAAGGCTCTTTGGCACAGGATCAGATTTCAGGCAGACTTCAGCATTGGTCCCCATGAGCCACAGGTCAGCTGTGACTCTAGTTATACAGATGTATTTTCATTGGAATTAGGCCCATTAGTAACCAATGAGAGCAAAATGAGGTCCTGTACATAGGGTGTCATTCACAGAGCCACTCTGAATGAACTAAGGGGACACAAAGGCACATGCACATTATGTGGTGTACTTTCTTGTTGTCTAAGAAAGTCACAAGAGAAAGTGCAAAGCAATATGTTTCCTCTAAGAGCCTGATTGTTGCTCACAGCTATGGATCTGGGCTTGAAGTAAACCTGCATATTTCTGCACTGATCTCATGATTAAAACCACGACAGTTCTGGAAAAACTGAGCACCTGCAACTTGTGTGGCAACAGAAGATAATTAGATATCCTGAGCATGATtttgagcagaaaaatgaagaattttgagAAATCTTGTAATTACCAAGGGCTAAGGAGAAgtagggtttttaaaaattaggtaTTGTATGTTTGTCTTCTGCATTTAATTACCAAGACATTTCTGTGTTATTCTTTTGACTTGAAGTAAGTTTCCATGCCAACTGTGAGAAAACTAAGACTACATCAAGAAAGTATGTTTTTCTTGACAAGCATGAGAGGCAGGGTAGTTCCAGACTTGCACACACCTGTGATGCCACTATGAACTAGTATTCCCAAAGATCTAAAAAtgccataaaagacaaattCTCAGTGCTTGGTGGACCATCTCATCTTGCTCCCCCAGCAGGTACCTAGAGAACTAGTTAGTCtcaaagtaaaagagaaaattaatgacATGACAGCCAATGACTTGTTTTGGTAGTGAGAAAGCAGCtctagggtttttttaggttttttgtttgttttgtttgttttttgcgTAAtgttgcagagcagagcaaaccattttcagcaaaatagGAAGTCAGTCCACAGCATGATAACACTTAGTTAAACAAACCTAACTCTACTCAGTTGTACTTTGCAGCCCATAGTCTTTTATAGGAATATACTGTTTTGTACTGGTTGCCTGCGCAGCTTATTTATAGCCAATTAAATCTATAGGTCAGATAGAAGATTGCTTTTGGTGTCAGGTTAGACACTAACAGCTCCTGTGCTTCTTTTTATCCACGTGACAACAGCGCAGAGAATGCATACCAATAAAGATTGTATGGAATTAAccagcaaatgcaaaataacttaTAAAAAGGGACTTCTGTAATTGCTTTTAAGACCCTATGAAAGAACGGATCATGAATGTCAAATTGATGACTTGATATTTTAATAAGAGTTTTAAAATCttaagtaagatttttttttttaattttctttttttctctttaaatcaCAAGGCTGGGTAATGCCACACTTGTAAATACAGCAAAGTAGAAACAGTAAGAGTGGATTCTAAtaggtgacaaaaaaaaaaaaaaggcagtaaggCTTCTATTACAAGATAGTTTTAGAACAGTATGATCACAATTAATGTGTTAATACCAGGAAAAAGAAGGCTACAGATTTTGAGCTAATTTAAACTCTTTGCAGATGGACTGATGGAAGTGGGACTGCATGGGATGTAGAAAA includes these proteins:
- the SPATA18 gene encoding mitochondria-eating protein isoform X2, coding for MADGLRRLVGAESGRVLQEKLESWYRDYEINSCDQNLNRCCEIIELNSEIQGQLFTILNETSREGGHYAGVETIKTRLLPWLGTCFSCATSGRLFETNLSLTQDSIEKDRQLRELASNQTFQLQELQEELTSTRLQLNHVQQDLKTSRAQEKDALRKLDRLNDYEQQIQILRDEISILDAQKSVLQSRLARSRSPSPRHSESKSPSPLPLRSCSPGRARRTNASRRACLVARFGDIYAQERLDAETLLRTYISDMEMVQRIIYIAAVESFHAAKMAYRQFKIRVRETLSLGHSGPESLEDTVLDYIVRHEDLYDVQGSVNEVIRSMNINPKISFPPEIDFIVISTLIRELCRVAFSMQTLVPPLDIAFGTDGELFSETKYHRSFDSDFTAALVAYHVWPALMENDVVIVKGEAVTKRGALWSHRSRSRSRSRSRSTSPLLSHHLSRSRSPSPLRSGSPSKWAY
- the SPATA18 gene encoding mitochondria-eating protein isoform X1; the encoded protein is MADGLRRLVGAESGRVLQEKLESWYRDYEINSCDQNLNRCCEIIELNSEIQGQLFTILNETSREGGHYAGVETIKTRLLPWLGTCFSCATSGRLFETNLSLTQDSIEKDRQLRELASNQTFQLQELQEELTSTRLQLNHVQQDLAKTQLALEDTKTKSATTLLAAEDEIAQLKAALKTSRAQEKDALRKLDRLNDYEQQIQILRDEISILDAQKSVLQSRLARSRSPSPRHSESKSPSPLPLRSCSPGRARRTNASRRACLVARFGDIYAQERLDAETLLRTYISDMEMVQRIIYIAAVESFHAAKMAYRQFKIRVRETLSLGHSGPESLEDTVLDYIVRHEDLYDVQGSVNEVIRSMNINPKISFPPEIDFIVISTLIRELCRVAFSMQTLVPPLDIAFGTDGELFSETKYHRSFDSDFTAALVAYHVWPALMENDVVIVKGEAVTKRGALWSHRSRSRSRSRSRSTSPLLSHHLSRSRSPSPLRSGSPRR